In Candidatus Cloacimonadaceae bacterium, the DNA window TAAAAAAACGCCGAACACGTTGCTCAACTGGCGTACATCATTGAAGGTATAGCGTTTTTCCTTGCCGCCTAACCCTTCCCAAATCAATGCCAGTTTTTCGCCCATGCCCTTGTTGCAGATCCGGTCTGAGCAGTACCAACCAATGTTGATCACATCTCCCGCCTGATATTCGAGCTCCCGCTCAGCCAAGCTCCAGGAAAAGTTCTTGATTCTCTCATCATAGGAACCAATGTTGTGCATAGCAACCTCTCTAATTTTAGTAACTAATAGTCTCTGAATAATATCTAACTTTTGAACAGGAAACTCAATCTCCAGTGAATTGTCAACAATAATCTTTGGACGGAAGAAAATAAGGGATGAACTGCCACGACAAGTATTTTCTCTTGACAGATTAGATGTAAGTATATTATTCACTCCATAGCATGGATGGAGTTTCGATGAAAGCAGATATGTTCAGTTTGGCAGATAAACAAAGCCGGAAAGATGTGTTCGGGCAGAAACCCTTTCTGCTCTTTGATTTTGATGGCACGATCGCGGATTCCGTCCATCCGATGTATGAGTTGTTCAATCAGTTGGCACCAAAATATGGGATCAATCCGATCAGTCAGCAGGACTTTAGCATCATCCGCAGCATGTCTATCCCCAAGGCGTTCAAACACCTGGGAATTCCTTTCTACAAGCTCGCGCGAGCCATTCCCGTAGCTCTGAGGGAGTATCGCAAAATCATCAACGATCTCGAGCCCTGCGCCGGAATCATTCCCATGCTGAACAAGCTCCAGGCTGCAGGGATTCCCATGGCGCTGCTCAGTTCAAACAGCATTGAAAACGTGCATCTCTTTTTGGATAAACACGATATCCAGAGTTTCGACTGGGTGGAAGGAACCGGCGGCATCCTTAAAAAGCATACCAAGATCAAACACCAGATCAGAAAGCACAAGCTCGACCGCAGCCGCGTCATCTATGTCGGAGACGAAAGCCGGGACATTGTTGCCGCCCAAAAATGCGGCATCAGAATCATCTCGGTCTCCTGGGGTTTTCATACCGCGGAGCACCTCTGCTCCTTTGATCCGGACTTCCTCGTCAACAGAGCCGAAGAGATTGTGGATTTAGTGCTCAAAAATGACTCTCTGCTCCCCAAATCCCAACCCTCGTTCACACGCACATTTCAGACAATAATTTGCGCAACTGATCTTTTTGCCATGCATTAACTCCCTTACTTATTATCTTACTTGGCTCATGTCATCAATCCCATTCCGGTTGCAAACCGATGCTATGCTGTCAACCAAAATCAGGAAATTCCACCGCAGCATCGGCATGCCGCGCTACATCCAAAGTGTTAATCAAGCCTTAATCAAGCGTTAATCAAGCGTTAGTTTTATTACGCTTGATTAACGCTTGATTAAGGCTTGATTAACGCAGCCAAGGCGGAGAGCAGCTTCCCAAACAGGTAGCGCAGCATGCCGATGCTGCGGAAGCTGTGTAGTGGAAGCTGTGTAGTGCCAATGCCGATGCTGCGGTGATGCGGTGGTGCGGAACTGTCAATATTGTTATTGTTAACAATAATATCGCTGAATGAAATTACGCATACCCTCTCCCTGATTCAGCCTTCCGTTTTGGCATAACATAAGCCCCGCCAAGTTTTGACGTATCCCGCTGATGATAAAGAGCTTAATGTGCGTTAAAGCCAAGACTGAAACCGCAGTATGGATTTATGCAGGTAGTTGCGGAGCTTCCAAATTCCTGATCTTCTGCCGGATTGTTTCTTTCTGCCTTGTAAATTCCGCCATTTGGGCAGCGTTGAGTTTTTCGGCGCCGACCATCTTGAGTTGGTTGGGATTGACGAAACTGTTTCCTTTCATCAGTCCGAAATGCAGATGCGGGCCGGTGGATTTCCCGGTGCTGCCAACCCTTCCTATGATCTGACCGCGTTTAACGGTTTGTCCGCTTTTCACGCTCATTGAGCTGAGATGTGCGTATTGGGAAATCATGCCGCTGGAGTGTTTGATCCGGACATGGTTTCCCCAGCCTCCATTGTAGCGGGCTTCGATCACTGTGCCATTGGCAACTGAAAAAATCGGTGTGCCATAGCGGGCTCGATAATCCACTCCCTGGTGCTGCGCCCAACGTCCATAGACGGGATCGATCCTTCTGCCAAATTGGGAGACAACGTGGATCGATGAGAGAGGAAAACCGACACCGCTAATGATGTTACTCTTACCATCGCTGTCGTAGAGACCGGTGAGAACGGATTTTTCGCTGTCGTCCTCGAAACGAAAGAGTTCATGCGTGCCGGTGCGGGTGCCGCTATAGGAAGCAAAGAGTATTTTTCCACCTTTCATGCTTTTCCCCTTGAAGATCCGTTCTTCCACCAAGAGCTTGTAGGTATCGCCTTCTCGTGCGTCGCGGCGGAAATTGATCTTGGCTTCGAGACCGTTGTTGATCTGTTGTTTTTGCATCGGGTTGAGACCCTCTGCCAGCAGTGAGGAATCCAATGTGCCGGAGAGATTTCCGTTGATGATGCGGGTGCGGATTTCCACCGGCAGGGATTCAAGGATGTAGAATAGCGAGTCGTTTTGCACGCTGAAGAGGTGGCGGGTGGTTTCTTCCTGGATAAAGACCATTTTTTGAATCTTGTTGTCGGTCTCGGAAAGCAAGATTTTGAGGGTGTCGCCGGGTTGGATAGTGGTCACGTCAATGTATTCTCCAAACCGGTATGAGACGAGGGCAATGTTCCAAGGCGGAACTTCGTTCTTTTCCAGAACGGAAAAAATGCTGCCGCCGGCAGGGATGATCTCTGTGATCCAAGGATCCGGCGGGGCTTTTTCGAAATCGGTTTGCCGATGCGCTTTTGCCTTGCCCGGAGCGATGATGCTCATCAAGCTGAAGGTAAGCAGCAAAACAACGATCAAACCCAGAAGTATATGTTTTCCATGATCTTGCATATTGTCTCCATGTTCCGGCAAAATCCGGAATCAGGTGTTGAAAATAATGGTCATTCCGCCGGGTGATAGTGGATGTGCACGTTGCGCAAGCCACTGCTGTAGTTTTCTAAGAGTATCTCTTCCACCGCGTGGGAGATTTCATGTCCGGCTTCGACGCTAATGTTTCCGCTCACGCCAATGGACATGTTTACGGTATAATATGGGCCGAAACGGTGTATGCCAAGATCGTCAATACGGATCACTCCCGGAACATCGAGCACGATGCGGCGGACTTCCTTGTGAAAATCGTCATCCGGAACGCTGTCCATAAGCTCTCTTGAGGATTCCATGACGATCTCGACCCCGGTTTTGATGATATAAATGGCGACGACTGCTCCGGCGGCAGGATCCATCCAATAGTATCCCATGCGTCCGAATATGAGACCCGTGATCACCGCGATGGAAGCCATGATGTCGTTGAAATGATCGTTTGCCAATGCTTTAAGAGTAGGATTGCGGGTGGCTGCAAAAGACCGTTTGGTGTAAGTATAGAGGATGATCTTCGTGATCAATGTGCCGCCGGCGATGTATAGTGCCAGGCTTGCGGCGGCGTGCCCTTTTTCGGAAGAAGCGACAAGATCATAGACCTTGTTGATCGATTCCCAGAAGATGGCGATGCCGGTGGTGAGGATGAAGGCTCCGACCACGATGGCGGAGATCGTTTCCAACTGACGGTGTCCGTAGGGATGTTCCGCGTCCGCCGGTTTTCTCGCATGATGCATAAATATCTTTACTGCAACGTAATAGATTACATCCGAGGTGGAGTTTATGCCATCTGCCAACAAGGCATGGCTGCGGCCAAGGATACCGACCGTCGTCTTAAGCACCGCCAGGACGAAGTTCGTCACCATGCCGAGGTTCACGGTCATATTGGTCTGTGTGTCTCTGTCCTTCAAATCTCCAGCTCCATTATGTCGATCAAGTCATTATCCGGAAAGCTTTCTCTGAGACGCATACGGAAAGCTTCAGCATCCTTGGGATCCATGCCGATGCCATTGGCATTGACCGCGATCGTCTTGATTTTATAGGGTATCAGCACCTTGGGACGATAGTTATGCAAGAATGCTTCCAAGCTTGGTAGAGATAGTTTCAGGCACTCGGGATGGCGCAGCAGGATGCTTGCACCCATACGGTCGAGGATAGGTTTCAGCTTGGGGAGGGAAGTTTCCGTGATCGCTCCGGGAATGAATAAACCACTGATGTTCGGGTGCTTTTCAGTTAGTTTTTCCAGATCAACCTCATTGCCGATCAGGCTGTCGAAGCCGGTGCTAAACCACTTTTTCCCGCAGCAGAGAAGAAGGTGGGCAGTGAAAGACAATTTGCGGAAGAGCTGACTCTTTTCGAGGATGCAATCGTTTATGGGGATGGAGTTTAGCAGCAAAAGCCGCTTTAACTCGGTGATAATGCTTTCCTCTGAACCAAAACTGGCTCCGGCGATGAGTATGAGGGCGTCCAGAACCTCCGACTGACCGATCGCCTTACGATCCAGTGAGCCGTCGATGAGCACCTTTCGGGCACCGTGATGGCGAAGTCTTTGCACTGCTTTGATCTGCTCCGAACCGCTGGCGGGACCCGTGATCTCTGTCGTGAGGCTTTGTCTGCATTGTGCCAGCCAAAGGGGGCGAAGTTCGTTTCCGAAGGCGAGCCTTTCCAAGATACGGACGTCGCTGCCATGAGCATTTAAGGTGTTTGTATCGCAACAGAATATGCTGCCGGACTGAAGCCTGACGCGGGGTTTTGGAATGTTAAAAACCCGGTCGCTTTCCTCGCCATCGATGCCTGTGCTGAGAACTCCGAAGGAGATTTCCGGATTATTAGCCAGAATATGATTGAGGAGAGTGGTCTTGCCGGCATTTTTACAGATACCGACAATAGCGATCACGCAGATGCCATCATCGGATATCCATTCAAAGGGCATAAACACCTATTTTTCGCGGCGGTTATTGCGTTTTGTGTCCGCCGGACCGATCGATACTTTCTTTCCACGCAGCAGAGCCATCACGCCTTCGACTGATTTTCGCTCTTCCGGACAGAGGTTTTTGTAATCGGAATCTTTGATCATTTCGAAACCGGGCTCAGTGTATGCCGTGATGAATCCTTCATAGTTGCGCAGAATTATCCTTCCAGGCATCTGGGAGATCAGATAATTTGGCATCACGGGAATCTTGCCGCCGCCGCCGGGAGCGTCCACCACAAAAGTGGGAACACACAAGCCGGAGGTGTGACCGCGCAGGGATTCGATGATCTCGATGCCTTTGGAAACCGGAGTGCGGAAATGGGCTATCCCTTCCGAAAGATCGCATTGATAGATGTAATATGGGCGGACGCGGTTGCGAACGAGAGAATGCACGAGCTGTTTCATCACATCGACGTTGTCGTTGATGCCTTTCAGCAACACGGATTGGTTGCCCATCACGACACCGATTTCAGCAAGCTTTGCAAGTGCCGTGGCAGAATCAGGAGTCATTTCCTGAGGATGGTTGAAATGCGTGTTCAACCAGACGAATTTATACTTTCTCAAGACCGCCAGCAGGCTTTCAGTGATCCGCTGAGGTAATACCACCGGCAGGCGTGAACCGATGCGAACGATGTCCACATGCTCGATCAGGCTCAGCTTTTCCAAAATCTCGTCCAAACGCTGGTCTCCCAGAGTGAGTGGATCTCCGCCGCTGAGGATGACATCCCGGATTTCCTTGTGATTGCGGATATATTCAAGCGCTTTTTCCACGTTTTCGCGCGGCATGGGAGCATCGTGTTCCCCTGCTTTTCTGCGTCTGGTGCAATGCCTGCAATACATGGCGCACTGGTCGGTGACCAAAAGCAGCACTCGATCCGGATAGCGATGCGTCATTCCCGGCACCGGAGCGTCCGCGTCCTCGTGCAAAGGATCCGCCATATCCGAAAGAGTAATGTCGCCTTCGGCAATGCGGGGAATCGCTTGCATGCGGATCGGATCCAATGGATTGGATTGATCAATCAGCGATAGATAATGTGGAGTGATCGCCATGCGGAAGGAAAAAGCGTTGGATTGGGCTACCGCTTCCTCTTCTGGGAGCAGATTGATATACTTTTTCAGCGTGGCAAAATCCGTGATCCGATGTTTGAGCTGCCAGTGCCAATCATGCCACTGCTCATCGGTTGCGATGCTGCGAATTGCAATAATCTCGCTCATGATATTATCCTTTTCAATCTGTGTATCTTTCCTTGAAAAGACGCATCAATACGGGGTTGCGGCGCAAAAGATCGATGGAAACTGCGGCATGGTGATGGGCATAGCCGTTGCCGAGAATCATATCCACGTCAGCTCCAATGCCTTCGGCACCAAGGGCGGCTTTGGTGAATGAGGTCGCCATGGAGAAATAATAGACGATGCCGCGATCTTTGCATGCCATGATGGTGGGAAGCTCGGTGTCTTCGATGTTGACGACGTTGATGACGACGTCCGCCATTCTGCCGTTGGTACGTTTGGAAACTTCGTGCTGAATGGTGATGGCGTCCGTTGCGCTGGCGATGATTACTTCGTGGCAGCCGGTTTCAAGGCAGGTGGGGATGTAGCTCTCATTGCGAACCACACCGATGACCTTTCCGGCAACTCCGGCACGCTCTCTGGCGACCGCATTGCAAAGGATTCCGCTCTTGCCGTTGGCACCGATGATCACGACCGTATCTCCCGGGCGCACAAGACGTTCCACT includes these proteins:
- a CDS encoding HAD-IA family hydrolase codes for the protein MKADMFSLADKQSRKDVFGQKPFLLFDFDGTIADSVHPMYELFNQLAPKYGINPISQQDFSIIRSMSIPKAFKHLGIPFYKLARAIPVALREYRKIINDLEPCAGIIPMLNKLQAAGIPMALLSSNSIENVHLFLDKHDIQSFDWVEGTGGILKKHTKIKHQIRKHKLDRSRVIYVGDESRDIVAAQKCGIRIISVSWGFHTAEHLCSFDPDFLVNRAEEIVDLVLKNDSLLPKSQPSFTRTFQTIICATDLFAMH
- a CDS encoding M23 family metallopeptidase, giving the protein MQDHGKHILLGLIVVLLLTFSLMSIIAPGKAKAHRQTDFEKAPPDPWITEIIPAGGSIFSVLEKNEVPPWNIALVSYRFGEYIDVTTIQPGDTLKILLSETDNKIQKMVFIQEETTRHLFSVQNDSLFYILESLPVEIRTRIINGNLSGTLDSSLLAEGLNPMQKQQINNGLEAKINFRRDAREGDTYKLLVEERIFKGKSMKGGKILFASYSGTRTGTHELFRFEDDSEKSVLTGLYDSDGKSNIISGVGFPLSSIHVVSQFGRRIDPVYGRWAQHQGVDYRARYGTPIFSVANGTVIEARYNGGWGNHVRIKHSSGMISQYAHLSSMSVKSGQTVKRGQIIGRVGSTGKSTGPHLHFGLMKGNSFVNPNQLKMVGAEKLNAAQMAEFTRQKETIRQKIRNLEAPQLPA
- a CDS encoding cation diffusion facilitator family transporter produces the protein MKDRDTQTNMTVNLGMVTNFVLAVLKTTVGILGRSHALLADGINSTSDVIYYVAVKIFMHHARKPADAEHPYGHRQLETISAIVVGAFILTTGIAIFWESINKVYDLVASSEKGHAAASLALYIAGGTLITKIILYTYTKRSFAATRNPTLKALANDHFNDIMASIAVITGLIFGRMGYYWMDPAAGAVVAIYIIKTGVEIVMESSRELMDSVPDDDFHKEVRRIVLDVPGVIRIDDLGIHRFGPYYTVNMSIGVSGNISVEAGHEISHAVEEILLENYSSGLRNVHIHYHPAE
- the ablA gene encoding lysine 2,3-aminomutase gives rise to the protein MSEIIAIRSIATDEQWHDWHWQLKHRITDFATLKKYINLLPEEEAVAQSNAFSFRMAITPHYLSLIDQSNPLDPIRMQAIPRIAEGDITLSDMADPLHEDADAPVPGMTHRYPDRVLLLVTDQCAMYCRHCTRRRKAGEHDAPMPRENVEKALEYIRNHKEIRDVILSGGDPLTLGDQRLDEILEKLSLIEHVDIVRIGSRLPVVLPQRITESLLAVLRKYKFVWLNTHFNHPQEMTPDSATALAKLAEIGVVMGNQSVLLKGINDNVDVMKQLVHSLVRNRVRPYYIYQCDLSEGIAHFRTPVSKGIEIIESLRGHTSGLCVPTFVVDAPGGGGKIPVMPNYLISQMPGRIILRNYEGFITAYTEPGFEMIKDSDYKNLCPEERKSVEGVMALLRGKKVSIGPADTKRNNRREK